In Helianthus annuus cultivar XRQ/B chromosome 8, HanXRQr2.0-SUNRISE, whole genome shotgun sequence, a single genomic region encodes these proteins:
- the LOC110871036 gene encoding glutathione S-transferase T3-like, translating to MHPYRPPFGGPARPTNPNTTQPQTPYNLQDMDPSFLSYAAYLSGAPPFVPPTYGFGQAGGSQPSQPEPESEPDVEVVPESQPEPVQDKSKRGRRSHKKKEKDEPRRAKTTIKWTKDEEYTLTRAWLDISEDEDTANFQTGPVFWDRVRALFFSSWGQGEHRDKDSISSKWTDINNKCHAFQEVYQRNYDNRPSGECDVGVLTKTLEEFDRTKSPFTYYKCWELLRKSPKWALVNPMTSSSRRRAKRSKTSSSANPSTPTSDARNVDLNETLDVDEQIQEELVRPTGRRKGTGKKTVESSSDLDLKDDFEEMNRRLQDIRDLGHKRWEIMKDRVVETKKFNKLQEARQMEKDIEFLSKPIDHLQGDALILAQMRRQKIREKYGL from the exons ATGCATCCATACCGACCCCCGTTTGGTGGCCCCGCAAGACCcacgaacccgaacacaacccaaccgcaaaccCCGTACAACCTacaagacatggacccgagctttttaagttacgcggcttacttgagtggcgccCCTCCGTTTGTTCCTCCCACCTACGGCTttggtcaagccggcgggtcgcaaccgtcacaacccgaacccgaatccgaaccCGATGTCGAGGTCGTGCCGGAGTcgcaacccgaaccggtgcaagaCAAATCGAAACGCGGCAgaaggtcgcataagaagaaggaaaaggatgAACCTCGACGTGCAAAAACAACCATTAAATGGACGAAGGACGAGGAATACACGTTGACTCGGGCGTGGCTCGATATTTCGGAGGACGAAGATACCG caaactttcaaacgggcccCGTTTTTTGGGATAGGGTGCGTGCACTCTTTTTTAGCTcgtggggtcaaggcgaacatcgggacaaggattcaatttctagcaaatggaccgacatcaacaacaaaTGTCACGCGTTTCAAGAAGTTTAccaacgtaactacgataatCGCCCGAGCGGTGAATGTGACGTCGGGGTTTTAACAAAGACTTTGGAGGAGTTCGATAGGACGAAAAGCCCTTTCACGTACTATAAGTGTTGGGAGctactacgaaaaagtccaaagtgggcgcTTGTTAATCCAATGACGTCAAGTAGTAGACGCCgggctaaaaggtcaaaaacatcatcctccgcCAACCCGTCAACTCCGACATCCGATGCCCGTAATGTTGATTTAAATGAAACGTTGGACGTTGACGAGCaaattcaagaagagttggtccgacccaccggtagaagaaagggaaccgggaaaaaaacggtcgagtcgtcttccgatctcgacCTAAAGGatgatttcgaggagatgaaccgtcgtctccaagatATTCGCGACCTCGGCCACAAACGTTGGGAGATTATGAAAGACCGAGTAGTTGAAACCAAAAAGTTCAACAAGTTGCAAGAGGCGCgacaaatggaaaaggacattgagtttttgtccaaaccgatCGACCACCTCCAAGGCGACGCGTTGATCTTGGCTcaaatgcgtcgccaaaaaatACGAGAAAAATATGGACTTTAG